In Ostrea edulis chromosome 6, xbOstEdul1.1, whole genome shotgun sequence, a single window of DNA contains:
- the LOC125645733 gene encoding 3-beta-hydroxysteroid sulfotransferase-like isoform X1, producing MESRRLKVKTISSDEGKPLMEVIDYDGYLFPNHLRGYEQAEDVDILEFLDSLNQLEFFHDEVAIVSYPRSGTHWTFELCNMLKSGSSDFIDTMVPNFDYSPDEELVDAKNKSRVYTSHLYPRHFPKQFLEKCCKIILVYRNPKDVAASYFNINNKMKSYNEGGLSFSEFLKCYLSGNVACGSWVNWMKEWKTFKKENPEYPFLEIAYEDMKKNLKESVQEISDFLGLNSPPELIEDIAKKCEFRTMSAHKNANVPEPLRQLTNTGNEQSHIIYGKGLKYVIFHMNIHFQFHVFVQTLERTTTPVERWGSRGQFRTIGPVNFFKKWKYPIFEVILHV from the exons ATGGAATCACGACGTTTGA AGGTGAAGACCATTTCGAGTGATGAAGGAAAACCGCTTATGGAGGTGATAGATTATGATGGCTACTTATTTCCAAATCACTTGAGAGGTTACGAGCAAGCAGAGGATGTAGACATCTTAGAGTTTCTAGATAGCCTTAATCAGCTTGAATTTTTTCATGACGAAGTAGCCATAGTTTCTTATCCACGGTCAG GCACACATTGGACATTTGAGTTATGTAACATGCTCAAGTCGGGAAGTTCTGATTTCATAGATACAATGGTACCAAACTTCGATTACAGTCCTGATGAAGAATTGGTAGATGCCAAAAACAAAAGTCGTGTTTACACCTCTCACCTGTATCCAAGACACTTTCCAAAACAGTTTTTGGAAAAATGCTGCAAGATTATTCTTGTTTATCGTAATCCAAAAGACGTGGCCGCGTCATACTTTaacataaacaataaaatgaaatccTATAATGAAGGAGGGTTGAGCTTCTCCGAATTCCTGAAATGTTATCTCAGTGGCAATG TTGCTTGTGGGAGCTGGGTCAACTGGATGAAAGAATGGAAAACGTTTAAGAAAGAAAACCCAGAGTATCCCTTCTTGGAGATAGCATACGAGGACATGAAAAAG aATCTTAAAGAAAGTGTTCAGGAAATATCCGACTTTCTTGGTCTCAATTCCCCGCCAGAGCTGATAGAAGACATTGCAAAGAAATGTGAATTTCGCACAATGTCAGCTCACAAAAATGCGAATGTTCCGGAACCGTTAAGACAACTAACAAACACAGGAAATGAACAAAGTCACATTATCTACGGAAAAGGtttgaaatatgttatttttcacatgaatattcattttcaattccatGTCTTTGTACAGACCCTGGAACGAACTACTACACCAGTCGAACGCTggggtagcaggggacagtttcgcactataggcccggtcaactttttcaaaaaatggaaataccccatatttgaagtgatattacatgtgtaa